Proteins found in one Fusarium keratoplasticum isolate Fu6.1 chromosome 12, whole genome shotgun sequence genomic segment:
- a CDS encoding PepX-C domain-containing protein yields the protein MAMRIGGLDVLYKKALPLSDPAANFDGLKPSKQVLPKGFRKTPANREFSGPTIWERDVAVPMRDGIILRADIFRPAGTDEKVPCILVWSPYGKSSQGRLSMAVVQGNAGVPESELSGFQSFEAPDPAEWVPHGYAIANVNARGVLGSEGRHRWHGVGEGQDGHDTIEFLGTREWCDGNVAMMGNSWLATAQWFIAAERPPHLTCMLPLEGLSDVYRETLCRGGVPFKPFWAFLMTTFFRSQGDEEQEDVISMIEKYPLMNEYWEDKRGKAHLIEVPTYVLASMSTLLHTEGSTRCYEEIPHDKKWLRLHGTQEWHDLYQKDSVADFKKFLDFYMKGIQNDWESTPRVRATFLRYNQPPIENLPFSSWPVLEAKYEKFFFSDNAKLAARSPPTKATVSFLGDAPAMQMDNDPEEVVFEYTFEQKTRLLGTSKAVLYMSCPDHDDFDVFVQLRKADKDGNILTHINIPIKDLGVASGKDVGDINPLKFLGPAGVLRASHRAIDPILSEPHRLHHDHTKQDKVPPGEIVRLDIPIWVAAIEFDAGEKLMVKVAGHEMRLAEFEPLRGQFHTDNRGRQVVHFGGEFDSHVEIPFVPVS from the exons ATGGCCATGAGAATCGGTGGACTTGATGTCCTATACAAGAAAGCTCTCCCTCTTTCGGATCCAGCTGCCAATTTCGATGGATTGAAGCCTTCCAAGCAGGTCCTACCCAAGGGATTCAGGAAGACCCCAGCGAACAGAGAGTTCTCCGGCCCAACCATCTGGGAGAGAGATGTCGCCGTGCCGATGCGTGATGGTATCATCCTCCGCGCTGACATCTTTCGCCCTGCAGGCACTGATGAGAAGGTACCTTGCATTCTCGTCTGGAGCCCATATGGCAAGTCATCTCAAG GACGTTTGTCGATGGCTGTCGTTCAGGGCAATGCAGGTGTCCCAGAATCCGAACTCTCAGGATTCCAGAGCTTCGAGGCGCCAGACCCGGCTGAATGGGTTCCTCATGGCTATGCAATTGCAAATGTCAACGCTCGGGGAGTTCTTGGGTCGGAAGGGAGACACAG ATGGCACGGAGTCGGTGAAGGTCAGGATGGTCACGACACCATCGAATTTCTTGGTACGCGAGAATGGTGTGATGGTAATGTTGCCATGATGGGAAATTCGTGGTTGGCGACTGCGCAATGGTTCATTGCCGCCGAGCGACCACCACATTTGACATGCATGCTTCCGCTTGAAGGGCTAAGCGATGTATATCGGGAAACTCTGTGCCGTGGAGGAGTCCCATTCAAGCCTTTCTGGGCCTTCCTGATGACCACCTTTTTCA GATCCCAAGGTgatgaggagcaggaggacgTCATCTCAATGATCGAGAAGTACCCTCTTATGAATGAGTACTGGGAGGATAAGCGTGGCAAAGCTCATCTAATCGAAGTCCCAACCTATGTGCTAGCGAGTATGTCTACTTTGCTACATACCGAAGGATCAACTCGATGCTATGAAGAGATTCCCCATGATAAGAAATG GCTCAGATTGCACGGAACACAGGAATGGCATGACTTGTATCAAAAAGACTCGGTCGCAGATTTCAAGAAGTTTCTTGATTTCTATATGAAAGGCATTCAAAACGACTGGGAAAGCACTCCAAGAGTACGAGCGACCTTTCTACGATATAACCAA CCTCCTATTGAAAACCTACCGTTCTCTAGCTGGCCAGTTCTGGAAGCCAAGTATGAGAAGTTCTTTTTCTCAGACAATGCCAAGCTTGCTGCCAGATCACCACCGACCAAGGCTACCGTGTCCTTCCTAGGTGATGCTCCAGCCATGCAGATGGACAATGACCCCGAAGAGGTTGTGTTTGAATACACATTCGAGCAGAAAACGAGACTTCTAGGAACTTCCAAGGCTGTGCTGTACATGTCATGCCCAGACCACGACGATTTTGACGTCTTTGTCCAGCTGAGAAAGGCGGATAAGGACGGAAATATCTTGACGCACATTAACATTCCTATCAAGGACCTTGGCGTTGCGTCAGGAAAGGATGTTGGGGATATCAATCCGCTCAAGTTCCTGGGACCTGCGGGAGTTTTGAGGGCAAGTCATCGCGCTATTGACCCGATCCTTTCAGAGCCTCATCGACTCCATCACGATCACACAAAGCAAGACAAAGTTCCTCCTGGTGAGATTGTGAGACTTGATATCCCTATCTGGGTCGCTGCGATTGAGTTCGATGCGGGCGAGAAGTTGATGGTCAAGGTTGCAGGACATGAGATGCGGTTGGCCGAGTTCGAACCTCTACGGGGACAATTTCATACAGACAACAGAGGCAGGCAGGTTGTACACTTCGGTGGGGAGTTTGACAGCCATGTTGAGATTCCTTTTGTGCCTGTTTCTTAG